A section of the Streptomyces sp. Je 1-369 genome encodes:
- a CDS encoding Hsp70 family protein: MTQARPVREAPAPVSLGIDFGATGIRALYAPPDGPGRRLDAEWGDGPWLLCEQADTGELPVTFPSLKSRLGSGRPVHVGGKPVDADRVVVQLLRSVRERVEAAARGRVAQTVISVPARFGSAQRAALRDAAREAGLDPTRLVSDSMAAVIGHMTERDSGTCLIYGMGYEGFEIGLVRSVRGHFRSLGYEGGATSGGRAFDAEALSSAVRLLRRHRGAGSVHGVDAAVWQGLRARGQEAREALGVPDGPEAAVLDLELGAGPALWVRFARPDLDAYLERHVGRTLDRARALLDQSGMTPTDVDTLLLVGGNTRMEQVRSRVSALIGGETVQAPPELLALGALKHAVRLAGGAASSGPAALEEGPLEPAAATHDTLSDAPPLTATLVGAEGQGAGARDVEGARRLVREGREEEAAAVLRGIIAEARELLDGLTRRGTPERPVPSGPVAGPGRGPGRGPGPVAGSGPGPGSFPAPGSAPGPGSFPAPGSGSGSFPGPGPGSGSGSFPGSGPGSAPGSGSGSGSGPTPASGPGPGPGSGSGPTPASGPASGPGPGPASASASGQRLSSSAPGPSTGHAPPPATSPARAPAPVFDYTSQRQIARARALLSLGRYDHAVQASHIAWQDAATRPAGADMLDAMIDVHCAAAMADMAPEHFADAEQWLNCAYNHDPTNVRVRGLLAERTFRHAVELDRRGERDEAIEALGKCLTWDPEHAEADALLRRLNRGGRNRRGRGDVLGQRSLEPPP, from the coding sequence ATGACACAGGCACGGCCCGTACGGGAGGCTCCTGCTCCCGTCAGCCTCGGCATCGACTTCGGCGCCACGGGCATCCGCGCGCTCTACGCGCCGCCGGACGGGCCGGGGCGTCGCCTCGACGCGGAGTGGGGCGACGGGCCGTGGCTGCTGTGCGAGCAGGCCGACACGGGCGAACTCCCGGTGACGTTCCCGAGCCTCAAGAGCAGGCTCGGCAGCGGACGTCCGGTGCACGTCGGCGGCAAACCGGTCGACGCGGACCGCGTCGTCGTACAACTGCTGCGGTCCGTACGCGAACGCGTGGAGGCGGCGGCGCGGGGCCGGGTGGCGCAGACGGTGATCAGCGTGCCCGCGCGCTTCGGGTCGGCCCAGCGGGCGGCGCTGCGCGACGCGGCACGCGAGGCGGGGCTCGACCCGACACGGCTCGTCAGCGACTCCATGGCCGCGGTCATCGGCCACATGACGGAGCGGGACAGCGGCACGTGCCTGATCTACGGCATGGGGTACGAAGGGTTCGAGATCGGCCTGGTCCGCAGCGTCCGCGGGCACTTCCGGTCGCTCGGCTACGAGGGCGGGGCGACGTCGGGAGGGCGTGCGTTCGACGCGGAGGCGCTGTCGTCGGCGGTCCGGCTGCTGCGCAGACACCGTGGCGCGGGATCGGTCCACGGGGTCGACGCGGCCGTGTGGCAGGGGCTTCGCGCGCGGGGGCAGGAGGCGCGGGAGGCGCTCGGGGTGCCGGACGGCCCCGAGGCGGCGGTGCTCGATCTGGAGCTGGGGGCCGGGCCCGCGCTGTGGGTGCGGTTCGCGCGGCCCGACCTTGACGCGTATCTGGAGCGGCACGTGGGGCGCACGCTCGACCGGGCGCGGGCGCTGCTCGACCAGTCGGGCATGACGCCGACGGACGTCGACACGCTGCTTCTCGTGGGCGGCAACACCCGTATGGAGCAGGTGCGTTCGCGGGTCTCCGCGCTCATCGGCGGGGAGACCGTGCAGGCGCCGCCCGAGCTGCTCGCGCTCGGCGCGCTGAAGCACGCGGTGCGGCTTGCGGGCGGGGCGGCGTCCTCGGGCCCCGCCGCCTTGGAGGAGGGCCCGCTGGAACCGGCCGCCGCGACCCACGACACCCTCTCCGACGCGCCTCCGCTCACGGCGACGCTGGTGGGGGCGGAGGGGCAGGGGGCCGGGGCGCGGGACGTGGAAGGGGCGCGGCGGCTCGTGCGGGAGGGCCGGGAGGAAGAGGCGGCCGCGGTGCTGCGCGGGATCATCGCGGAGGCACGGGAGCTGCTCGACGGGTTGACGCGGCGGGGGACGCCGGAACGGCCTGTGCCTTCGGGGCCGGTCGCGGGTCCGGGGCGGGGGCCGGGGCGGGGGCCGGGGCCGGTCGCGGGTTCGGGTCCGGGTCCGGGTTCGTTTCCGGCTCCGGGTTCGGCTCCGGGTCCGGGTTCGTTTCCGGCTCCGGGTTCGGGTTCGGGTTCGTTTCCGGGTCCGGGTCCGGGTTCGGGTTCGGGTTCGTTTCCGGGTTCGGGTCCGGGTTCGGCTCCGGGTTCGGGTTCGGGTTCGGGTTCGGGTCCGACTCCGGCTTCGGGTCCGGGCCCGGGCCCGGGTTCGGGTTCGGGTCCGACTCCGGCTTCGGGTCCGGCTTCGGGTCCGGGTCCGGGTCCGGCTTCGGCTTCGGCTTCGGGGCAGCGGTTGTCGTCGTCCGCGCCCGGACCCTCGACCGGCCACGCGCCTCCCCCCGCGACGAGCCCGGCCCGCGCCCCCGCCCCCGTGTTCGACTACACGTCGCAGCGCCAGATCGCCCGCGCCCGGGCCCTGCTCTCGCTCGGCCGGTACGACCACGCCGTGCAGGCCTCACACATCGCCTGGCAGGACGCGGCGACCCGGCCGGCCGGCGCCGACATGCTGGACGCGATGATCGACGTGCACTGCGCGGCCGCGATGGCGGACATGGCGCCCGAGCACTTCGCGGACGCGGAGCAGTGGCTCAACTGTGCGTACAACCACGATCCGACGAACGTCCGCGTACGCGGACTGCTCGCCGAGCGCACGTTCCGGCACGCCGTCGAGCTGGACCGGCGCGGGGAACGGGATGAGGCGATTGAGGCCCTCGGGAAGTGCCTCACGTGGGACCCTGAACACGCCGAGGCGGATGCGCTGTTACGGCGATTGAACCGTGGCGGGAGGAACCGGCGCGGCAGGGGCGACGTCCTCGGACAGAGGTCACTCGAACCGCCCCCGTGA
- a CDS encoding Hsp70 family protein, with product MKAIGIDLGTTNSAVAAHDPHRADIAVLTNSKGERLTPSVVGVVRRDGTDQPLVGEDALNWAIRQPKETIVSVKRLMGRDFADGSVVRARKRMSYEIVAGPDEDPRAHVLLGGRARTPAEISSVILDKLVRDASRVLGEPVTHAVITVPAYFRDAQRAATREAAEQAGLVVKKIVDEPTAAAVAFGLHKPGGARSRVLVYDLGGGTFDISILNAVKDQEGRSQFQVLRSAGDIWLGGDDFDLAIVERIITWMREQHHVDPADDKAFLFQARKAAERAKRELNDLPETYIVIPAAYSSENGVLDVEMKLTRGEFQGMIAPLVARTMNLVQESLGRYELSTDDISDVLLVGGGTLTRPVYEAVEAFFGADKVRRNINPMECVAFGAGVLAETLRGVECSDPECAKVNEYGADACAQCGRGLADGRSKGDTGLYESTPMAMGIAAIKGSQRDVFVEIIEAGSPYPLSEPRQRTFHATDSRRIRVPVYEGDSKVASENHEQGVVEFELPQEIEINRQVDVSFNYSADRIITVKISVRGTDMVLEATPNREKPRTPPPEPVEVLDSAALREQLGYAEREADHFLKRYGPYIEPVQAMKVRRDIEQAQRAAAMGDSGEYKRLTELLLDDMYRQCGLASQFRQAELASEGAPPETVRRINEAVEYVKQAHRQGNSVGTAQQARNLVNLVAVAQSERAVPTLPDRPDYEGILRFAEETAG from the coding sequence ATGAAGGCGATCGGCATCGACCTCGGCACCACGAACAGCGCGGTGGCCGCCCACGATCCGCATCGCGCGGACATCGCCGTGCTCACCAACAGCAAGGGCGAGCGGCTCACGCCGTCCGTCGTCGGGGTCGTGCGCCGCGACGGCACGGACCAGCCGCTGGTCGGTGAGGACGCGCTGAACTGGGCGATCAGGCAGCCCAAGGAGACCATCGTCTCCGTGAAGCGCCTGATGGGGCGCGACTTCGCCGACGGGTCGGTGGTGCGGGCGCGCAAACGGATGAGCTACGAGATCGTGGCGGGGCCCGACGAGGACCCGCGCGCGCACGTGCTGCTCGGCGGGCGGGCCCGCACCCCGGCGGAGATCTCGAGCGTCATCCTGGACAAGCTGGTCAGGGACGCCTCGCGCGTCCTCGGCGAGCCCGTGACGCACGCCGTGATCACCGTGCCCGCGTACTTCCGCGACGCCCAGCGGGCCGCCACGCGTGAGGCCGCCGAGCAGGCGGGACTCGTCGTCAAGAAGATCGTCGACGAGCCGACGGCGGCCGCGGTCGCCTTCGGTCTGCACAAGCCGGGCGGCGCCCGCAGCCGGGTGCTCGTCTACGACCTGGGCGGCGGCACCTTCGACATCTCGATCCTCAACGCGGTCAAGGACCAGGAGGGCAGGAGCCAGTTCCAGGTCCTGCGGTCGGCGGGCGACATCTGGCTGGGCGGGGACGACTTCGACCTGGCGATCGTGGAGCGGATCATCACGTGGATGCGCGAGCAGCACCACGTGGACCCGGCGGACGACAAGGCGTTCCTGTTCCAGGCTAGGAAGGCCGCCGAGCGCGCCAAGCGGGAGCTGAACGACCTGCCGGAGACGTACATCGTGATCCCGGCCGCGTACAGCAGCGAGAACGGCGTCCTCGACGTCGAGATGAAGCTGACGCGCGGCGAGTTCCAGGGGATGATCGCGCCGCTGGTCGCCCGGACCATGAACCTCGTCCAGGAGTCCCTGGGCCGCTACGAACTCTCCACCGACGACATCTCCGACGTCCTGCTGGTGGGCGGCGGCACCCTCACCCGTCCCGTGTACGAGGCCGTCGAGGCGTTCTTCGGCGCCGACAAGGTCCGCAGGAACATCAACCCCATGGAGTGCGTCGCGTTCGGTGCGGGCGTGCTCGCCGAGACGCTGCGCGGCGTGGAGTGCTCGGACCCGGAGTGCGCGAAGGTCAACGAGTACGGGGCGGACGCCTGTGCGCAGTGCGGCCGCGGCCTCGCCGACGGGCGCTCCAAGGGCGACACGGGGCTGTACGAGTCGACGCCGATGGCGATGGGCATCGCGGCGATCAAGGGCAGCCAGCGCGACGTGTTCGTCGAGATCATCGAGGCGGGCTCGCCCTACCCGCTCTCCGAGCCGCGTCAGCGCACCTTCCACGCCACCGACAGCCGCCGCATCCGCGTGCCGGTCTACGAGGGCGACAGCAAGGTGGCGAGCGAGAACCACGAGCAGGGCGTCGTCGAGTTCGAGCTGCCGCAGGAGATCGAGATCAACCGCCAGGTGGACGTCTCCTTCAACTACTCGGCGGACCGCATCATCACCGTGAAGATCTCCGTGCGCGGCACGGACATGGTCCTGGAGGCGACCCCGAACCGGGAGAAGCCGCGCACGCCGCCCCCCGAGCCCGTCGAGGTCCTCGACAGCGCGGCGCTGCGCGAACAGCTGGGGTACGCGGAGCGGGAGGCCGACCACTTCCTGAAGCGGTACGGGCCCTACATCGAGCCCGTGCAGGCGATGAAGGTGCGCCGCGACATCGAGCAGGCGCAGCGGGCGGCCGCGATGGGCGACAGCGGCGAGTACAAGCGGCTCACCGAACTGCTGCTCGACGACATGTACCGGCAGTGCGGCCTCGCCAGCCAGTTCCGGCAGGCCGAGCTGGCCTCGGAGGGCGCGCCGCCGGAGACCGTCCGGCGGATCAACGAAGCGGTCGAGTACGTGAAGCAGGCGCACCGGCAGGGCAACAGCGTCGGCACCGCCCAGCAGGCGCGCAACCTCGTGAACCTGGTGGCGGTCGCCCAGTCCGAGCGGGCCGTGCCGACGCTCCCCGACCGCCCCGACTACGAGGGCATCCTCCGCTTCGCCGAAGAGACGGCGGGCTGA
- a CDS encoding nucleotide exchange factor GrpE, protein MSDAAARLAYEHARDLAARDSVHRALTERLLLRCADALDSFDRLLADGAASDVDTYRGSLALIAGQLERDLAEEGLERVGRVGERAEPATHHVEAVRAAPPGADGDEVLEIVQRGYRYRGQVLRAARVVVAVDGGTEQGTVRE, encoded by the coding sequence ATGTCTGACGCGGCCGCCCGGCTCGCCTACGAGCACGCCCGCGACCTGGCCGCCCGCGACTCCGTCCACCGCGCGCTCACCGAGCGGCTGCTGCTGCGCTGCGCCGACGCCCTCGACTCCTTCGACCGGCTCCTCGCCGACGGTGCGGCGAGCGACGTGGACACGTACCGCGGGAGCCTGGCGCTGATCGCCGGGCAGCTGGAGAGGGACCTCGCCGAGGAGGGGCTCGAACGGGTGGGGCGCGTCGGCGAGCGCGCCGAACCGGCCACGCACCACGTGGAGGCCGTCCGCGCCGCGCCGCCCGGAGCGGACGGCGACGAGGTCCTTGAGATCGTGCAGCGCGGGTATCGATACCGGGGGCAAGTGCTGCGCGCCGCCCGGGTGGTCGTCGCCGTCGACGGCGGCACTGAGCAAGGGACGGTACGGGAATGA